The following are from one region of the Cyclopterus lumpus isolate fCycLum1 chromosome 21, fCycLum1.pri, whole genome shotgun sequence genome:
- the fign gene encoding fidgetin encodes MQWTPEHTQWAEQHFDISSTTRSPAHKVEAYRGHLQRTYQYAWANDDISALTASNLLKKYAEKYSGILEGPNERALLCSYSDSTTGLMNGRKSENESWQEGIYPMNCAPDVISVSKAGMTAALPPTDVSASIGSSPGVASSLSEPSYSSSNCGSHTATTLHSGLPSQEYTASYNGSYLHSSYSGQSTPALPSPHPSPLHSAGLLQPPPPPPPPTLVPSYNAGSPNLPSYNYPPTGYPSQTAVGPGYSPGGAPPASAYLPSGIAAPTPIPLSTLPGYTYQSHNHTPIAPTPLNGSSSNSLKRKAFYMSGHEDMDSSYGNFNYNQQRSSQSPMYRITDSVLDSNRGSGFDRNAESSSLAFKPTKQPMSSDQERKFILHSGRALTPPSYGSTKSSVGDLRTEPYSKFGSPVMSEQTEEHRQHLSHSLTGPDIGAATSSIHAAEEQLKNSDSNLVEMVTTEILQQGPPVDWSDIVGLDMAKAAIKEEIIWPILRPDMFSGLTTLPRSLLLFGPQGTGRTLLAHCMASQLGAAFLQLSSSALVTKWLGEGDKIIQASFLVARCRQPAVVFIKEVDLLLSDQLSEESPLNRIKAELLMQLDSILTSTEDHVLVVCSTNKPEDIPESLRRYFAKRLLIPSPDGTARHQIISQLLSQHNYCLSDKEMSLVVQRTEGFSGLDVAQLCQQAVVGPLHGIPDTDLSTIHPTLMRPVSYQDFDSVFCKFQPSISQKQLDMYTEWNKTFGCSQ; translated from the coding sequence ATGCAGTGGACCCCAGAGCACACACAATGGGCAGAACAACACTTTGACATCTCATCCACTACCCGCTCGCCTGCACACAAAGTAGAGGCCTACCGGGGCCACTTACAACGAACATACCAGTATGCATGGGCAAACGATGACATCTCTGCACTGACGGCTTCCAATCTGCTTAAGAAATATGCAGAAAAGTACTCCGGGATCCTAGAGGGCCCAAATGAGAGAGCCCTGCTGTGTTCTTACTCTGATAGCACCACTGGACTCATGAATGGACGAAAGTCAGAGAATGAGTCCTGGCAGGAGGGGATTTACCCAATGAACTGTGCTCCAGATGTTATATCTGTGAGCAAAGCTGGAATGACAGCTGCCCTACCCCCTACAGATGTGTCGGCTAGCATAGGCAGCTCCCCGGGGGTGGCCAGCAGCTTGTCTGAGCCTAGCTATTCCAGCAGTAACTGTGGGAGCCACACAGCCACTACTCTCCACTCGGGCCTCCCCTCTCAGGAATATACTGCCAGCTACAACGGCTCCTACCTGCATTCTAGCTACAGTGGCCAGAGTACTCcagccctcccctccccacacCCTTCTCCTTTGCACAGTGCTGGGCTCTTACAACCAccgcctccacctcctccccctacCTTAGTGCCGAGCTACAATGCTGGGTCTCCAAACCTTCCCAGCTACAATTATCCTCCAACAGGGTATCCTTCTCAGACTGCTGTTGGCCCTGGTTATAGCCCTGGGGGAGCACCCCCTGCTTCTGCTTATCTGCCATCCGGTATCGCAGCTCCTACACCAATCCCTCTTTCCACACTGCCTGGCTACACCTACCAGTCCCATAACCATACACCAATTGCACCAACACCATTGAATGGAAGCTCATCCAACTCATTAAAACGAAAAGCTTTCTACATGAGTGGACATGAAGATATGGACTCTAGCTATGGTAATTTCAACTACAACCAACAGCGCTCCTCACAGAGCCCGATGTACAGAATAACAGACAGTGTCTTAGACTCAAACAGGGGCAGTGGCTTTGACAGAAATGCAGAATCATCATCTTTAGCATTTAAGCCAACCAAGCAGCCAATGTCTTCTGATCAAGAAAGAAAGTTTATTCTACACTCTGGCAGAGCACTAACTCCTCCATCCTATGGATCAACCAAAAGCTCTGTGGGTGATCTCAGAACCGAGCCCTACAGCAAGTTTGGATCCCCCGTCATGAGCGAACAAACTGAAGAGCACAGACAACACCTCTCTCACTCCCTAACAGGTCCTGACATTGGTGCAGCTACCTCGTCCATCCATGCTGCAGAGGAACAACTGAAGAACAGTGACTCCAACCTGGTGGAGATGGTGACCACAGAAATCCTTCAGCAAGGCCCTCCAGTGGACTGGAGCGACATTGTGGGTCTTGATATGGCCAAAGCAGCCATTAAAGAGGAAATAATATGGCCCATTTTAAGGCCAGATATGTTTAGTGGACTTACCACATTACCTCGGAGCCTCCTTTTATTTGGACCTCAGGGAACTGGTAGAACACTGCTAGCTCACTGCATGGCCAGCCAACTGGGGGCTGCCTTCTTGCAACTCAGCAGCTCAGCTCTGGTTACCAAGTGGCTAGGAGAAGGGGACAAGATCATTCAAGCTTCTTTTCTGGTGGCCCGGTGTCGCCAGCCAGCAGTTGTGTTCATCAAAGAGGTGgacctgctgctgtcagaccAGCTAAGTGAGGAGAGTCCATTGAATCGCATCAAGGCTGAGCTCCTCATGCAGCTTGACAGTATTCTGACCTCCACTGAGGACCATGTCCTCGTGGTCTGCTCCACCAATAAGCCTGAAGATATCCCAGAGTCCCTACGGAGGTACTTTGCCAAGCGACTGCTCATCCCCTCGCCTGATGGGACAGCACGACACCAGATAATCAGCCAACTGCTCTCACAGCACAACTACTGTCTTAGTGACAAAGAGATGTCACTAGTGGTTCAGAGGACAGAGGGCTTTTCTGGACTGGATGTGGCTCAGCTGTGTCAACAGGCTGTGGTAGGTCCTCTCCATGGCATTCCTGATACTGACCTGTCAACCATCCACCCCACTCTGATGAGACCGGTCTCCTACCAAGACTTTGACAGTGTGTTTTGTAAATTCCAGCCTAGCATATCACAAAAACAACTTGACATGTACACTGAGTGGAATAAAACATTTGGTTGCAGTCAATGA